A single window of Drosophila suzukii chromosome 3, CBGP_Dsuzu_IsoJpt1.0, whole genome shotgun sequence DNA harbors:
- the Ras85D gene encoding ras-like protein 1, which produces MTEYKLVVVGAGGVGKSALTIQLIQNHFVDEYDPTIEDSYRKQVVIDGETCLLDILDTAGQEEYSAMRDQYMRTGEGFLLVFAVNSAKSFEDIGTYREQIKRVKDAEEVPMVLVGNKCDLASWNVNNEQAREVAKQYGIPYIETSAKTRMGVDDAFYTLVREIRKDKDNKGRRGRKMNKPNRRFKCKML; this is translated from the exons ATGACGGAATACAAACTGGTCGTCGTCGGTGCCGGAGGCGTGGGCAAATCCGCGCTCACCATCCAGCTAATCCAGAACCATTTCGTGGACGAGTACGATCCCACAATCGAGGACTCCTACCGAAAGCAAGTGGTTATCG ATGGAGAGACTTGCCTGCTGGACATCCTGGACACCGCCGGCCAAGAGGAGTACTCGGCCATGCGGGATCAGTATATGCGAACCGGCGAGGGCTTCCTGCTGGTCTTTGCCGTCAACAGTGCGAAATCCTTCGAGGACATCGGCACCTACCGTGAGCAGATCAAGCGGGTGAAGGACGCCGAGGAGGTGCCCATGGTGCTGGTGGGCAACAAATGTGATCTGGCCTCGTGGAATGTGAACAACGAGCAGGCAAGAGAG GTGGCCAAACAGTACGGCATTCCATACATTGAGACATCCGCCAAGACGCGCATGGGCGTGGACGATGCATTTTACACACTGGTGCGCGAAATCCGCAAGGACAAGGACAACAAGGGACGAAGGGGTCGGAAAATGAACAAGCCGAATCGCAGATTTAAATGTAAAATGCTCTAA